The following proteins come from a genomic window of bacterium:
- the glmM gene encoding phosphoglucosamine mutase: MKDLIVSVSGLRGIFGESLNPEVALTYSAAFGYMLQGGAVVVGRDPRVSGQALKYAVISGLMSTGCDVIDLGITPTPTVQIMTEQLKAAGGMEITASHNPAMWNGLKFMSPEGLFIKGDVIEKLKQLVGCGKFDYSGYKNIGSLKEDSTAVDAHISKVLGIPYINVEKIKKRKFKVVVDPVNGAGAVIMPELLQRFGCEVILINGKPDGHFSHDPEPLPENLRALSGEVIKNRADIGIAVDPDADRCAVVDEKGSPIGEENTLAIAVKLILSRKKGKVTVNVSTSMAIDDIANSYGCKVIRTKVGEINVAGEMKKNASVIGGEGNGGVILPDVHLGRDAPVASALVLQYLVESGKSLSENMKKMPVYFMVKGKKAISGFKPAVVLSKLKSLLKNENMDETDGLKVIRKKSWVQVRASNTEPIIRIYSEAQSREEAVNLQNEIADRIEEII; encoded by the coding sequence ATGAAGGACCTCATTGTAAGTGTTTCGGGACTCAGAGGTATATTCGGAGAATCTCTGAACCCCGAAGTTGCTCTTACATACAGTGCGGCTTTCGGATATATGTTACAAGGGGGCGCGGTTGTCGTAGGCAGGGATCCCAGGGTAAGCGGACAGGCGCTGAAATATGCGGTTATTTCCGGACTGATGTCGACAGGCTGTGATGTAATCGATTTGGGGATAACACCGACTCCTACGGTACAGATAATGACAGAACAACTGAAAGCTGCCGGCGGGATGGAAATCACCGCCAGCCATAATCCCGCGATGTGGAACGGGTTGAAATTTATGTCTCCCGAAGGTTTATTTATCAAAGGCGATGTTATAGAAAAATTAAAACAACTTGTAGGCTGCGGGAAATTCGATTATTCGGGATACAAAAATATAGGGTCTTTAAAAGAGGATAGCACTGCTGTTGATGCCCATATAAGCAAAGTGCTCGGAATCCCTTATATTAATGTGGAGAAGATAAAAAAAAGAAAATTCAAGGTTGTTGTTGATCCTGTCAATGGCGCCGGCGCGGTGATTATGCCGGAACTTTTACAGCGATTTGGCTGTGAGGTTATTCTTATTAACGGCAAACCTGACGGACACTTTTCCCATGACCCCGAGCCTCTGCCTGAGAATCTCAGGGCTCTGTCCGGCGAAGTTATAAAAAACAGGGCTGATATCGGGATTGCGGTTGATCCTGATGCCGACAGATGCGCTGTTGTCGATGAAAAAGGCAGCCCTATAGGGGAGGAAAACACACTTGCCATCGCTGTTAAATTGATATTGTCCAGGAAAAAGGGGAAGGTTACAGTAAATGTTTCCACGTCTATGGCTATAGATGATATTGCAAACTCTTATGGATGTAAGGTAATAAGGACAAAAGTCGGCGAGATCAATGTTGCCGGCGAGATGAAAAAGAACGCTTCTGTTATCGGCGGGGAAGGTAACGGCGGCGTTATTCTTCCGGATGTCCATCTTGGCAGGGATGCGCCGGTTGCTTCGGCTCTGGTGCTTCAATATTTGGTTGAATCAGGTAAAAGCCTTTCCGAAAACATGAAAAAAATGCCTGTGTATTTTATGGTGAAGGGAAAGAAGGCTATTTCCGGATTTAAACCGGCCGTTGTTCTGTCTAAGCTGAAAAGCCTGCTCAAAAATGAAAATATGGATGAAACGGACGGATTGAAAGTTATTAGAAAAAAATCATGGGTTCAGGTAAGGGCTTCAAATACGGAACCGATAATAAGGATATATTCTGAAGCGCAAAGCCGTGAAGAAGCTGTAAATCTTCAAAATGAGATTGCAGATAGAATAGAAGAAATTATATGA
- a CDS encoding ROK family transcriptional regulator translates to MSSSSIKMIKEKNKKTILGLIYKNSPIARVDVAKKSGISKVTVTRIVNELLSEGIIEESGVDVSTGGRPPVFLKVVPYSRFLIGVDIGAYSMRIGIFDITRKLIAMKSFDYGDVVSGDKVADNIIQTIREISAEKNIPLKKMVGAGISVSGIVDYNNGTVLKSYLFKEKHYPLLKKLREHFKFNIVIDNDANVGLIYESWMGKGYDIKNIIFLLTRNYVAKDMGLGVGFLFGGRVYRGFGYCAGEVGVASLKSDIKVEHPACDPFSSYEAIPSVEVLAKEILSARKQDEETEFYRDLSFDGVIKAGLKGDTLALDIIGALAKSMAPGIGFLVNLLNPEMIVIGGDLAHCGKSFIELINREVIKYVFEMHRVNLKIEISSFTGDDSGIQAASFMGLKALINI, encoded by the coding sequence ATGAGCTCTTCTTCCATAAAAATGATTAAAGAGAAAAACAAAAAAACTATTTTAGGACTGATTTATAAAAATTCTCCCATAGCAAGGGTTGATGTCGCGAAAAAATCGGGAATAAGCAAAGTAACGGTTACGCGTATCGTTAATGAACTTCTTTCCGAAGGTATCATTGAAGAAAGCGGTGTGGATGTCTCAACCGGAGGCAGGCCTCCTGTATTCCTGAAAGTTGTGCCTTACTCAAGGTTTTTAATCGGAGTGGACATAGGTGCTTATTCCATGAGGATAGGGATTTTTGACATCACACGTAAGTTAATAGCGATGAAATCATTTGATTACGGTGATGTAGTATCGGGAGATAAAGTCGCGGATAATATTATTCAGACGATCAGGGAGATATCAGCCGAAAAAAATATTCCGCTTAAAAAAATGGTCGGGGCGGGTATTTCCGTATCGGGTATTGTAGATTATAATAACGGCACGGTGTTGAAATCATATCTTTTTAAGGAGAAACATTATCCTCTCCTTAAGAAACTGAGGGAACATTTCAAATTTAATATTGTCATTGATAATGACGCGAATGTCGGCCTGATATATGAATCATGGATGGGGAAAGGCTATGATATCAAGAATATAATATTCCTTCTTACCAGAAATTATGTGGCTAAAGATATGGGGCTGGGCGTCGGCTTCCTTTTTGGCGGGAGGGTCTACAGGGGTTTTGGTTACTGCGCGGGAGAGGTCGGGGTTGCTTCTTTAAAATCGGATATTAAAGTTGAACATCCGGCCTGCGATCCGTTTTCATCCTATGAAGCGATACCTTCCGTGGAAGTTCTGGCAAAAGAGATATTGTCGGCCCGGAAACAGGATGAAGAAACTGAATTTTACAGGGATTTAAGTTTTGACGGTGTTATTAAAGCAGGACTGAAGGGCGATACCCTGGCGCTTGATATCATAGGCGCGCTGGCGAAATCAATGGCGCCGGGAATAGGCTTTTTAGTCAATCTGCTTAATCCGGAAATGATTGTAATAGGAGGAGACCTCGCGCACTGCGGTAAATCCTTCATTGAGCTGATCAACAGGGAAGTGATAAAATATGTTTTTGAAATGCATCGCGTAAATTTGAAGATTGAGATATCTTCATTTACGGGGGATGACAGCGGAATACAGGCCGCGTCTTTTATGGGTTTAAAGGCTCTCATTAATATATAG
- a CDS encoding sugar ABC transporter substrate-binding protein — translation MKRLLPMLLTILLAVAFLCSCSLEKTDKKIIRYTAPGFPKYDVIRRQQGKDFMSMNPEIRTDYQPVAGVGYIDKLLTQFAGNDAPDIFFIRDFDLPALAGKGAVYSLDEIVKETGFNVSEYFPELIDAYTFNGRLYALPGSFTTRVLYYNRDLFDEMELPYPDASWDWDKFREVAQKLTKRNPSGITTQFGAALYSDAADMWILYILQNGGKVFDETGKKCVIKNPEAVHAIEYFKDLIKKYHIVPDQSDIQGADSFQIFVSGRAAMFIGGRWYVLNFREKENLSFGIAPLPKGKKRATFLDSHGWAITSSSKDKMADWAFLSYLSGPKGNKYVVDEGDSVPVYKKEALSGDFLKDKKYPDENNEVFIDSIKYAYPPKKYTSPFIPWNLFSKVLMENFDRFTLGETNAEETLQNIQDRLNAIIEENLH, via the coding sequence ATGAAACGATTATTGCCGATGTTACTTACAATACTGCTTGCAGTTGCATTTTTATGTTCATGCAGCCTGGAGAAAACCGATAAAAAAATTATCCGTTATACAGCTCCCGGTTTCCCCAAATACGATGTGATAAGAAGACAGCAGGGAAAAGATTTTATGAGTATGAATCCGGAGATAAGGACGGATTATCAGCCGGTTGCCGGTGTCGGATATATCGATAAACTGCTAACCCAGTTTGCCGGAAATGACGCTCCCGATATATTTTTTATAAGGGATTTTGACCTGCCTGCTCTGGCGGGAAAAGGCGCTGTTTACAGCCTTGATGAGATTGTAAAGGAAACAGGTTTTAATGTAAGCGAATATTTTCCCGAGTTAATAGATGCTTATACTTTCAACGGCAGATTATATGCCCTTCCCGGCAGCTTTACGACGAGGGTTTTATACTATAACAGGGATTTATTCGATGAAATGGAATTACCTTATCCGGACGCAAGCTGGGATTGGGATAAATTCAGGGAAGTCGCGCAAAAATTGACAAAGCGTAATCCTTCCGGCATAACCACTCAATTCGGCGCCGCGTTATACAGCGATGCGGCGGATATGTGGATACTTTATATATTGCAGAACGGCGGGAAGGTTTTTGATGAAACAGGTAAAAAATGTGTTATCAAAAATCCGGAGGCGGTCCATGCAATAGAATATTTTAAAGACCTGATTAAAAAATATCATATAGTTCCGGACCAGTCTGATATCCAGGGGGCAGACAGTTTTCAGATATTCGTCAGCGGCCGCGCGGCAATGTTTATCGGCGGAAGATGGTATGTGTTGAATTTCAGGGAAAAAGAAAACCTGTCTTTCGGCATAGCGCCTCTTCCCAAAGGAAAAAAAAGGGCCACATTTCTGGATAGTCACGGCTGGGCTATAACAAGTTCATCTAAAGATAAGATGGCGGATTGGGCTTTTTTGAGCTATCTATCAGGCCCGAAAGGCAATAAATATGTTGTTGATGAGGGAGACAGTGTCCCTGTCTATAAAAAAGAAGCGTTAAGCGGGGATTTTTTAAAAGATAAAAAATATCCGGATGAAAACAATGAAGTCTTCATTGATTCGATAAAATATGCTTATCCTCCAAAAAAATACACTTCGCCTTTTATACCATGGAACCTTTTCAGCAAAGTCCTTATGGAGAATTTTGATAGGTTCACTTTGGGAGAAACAAACGCTGAAGAGACATTACAGAATATACAGGATAGATTAAACGCCATTATAGAGGAAAACCTGCATTGA
- a CDS encoding glycosyltransferase, with the protein MNQDISGDKLKIAVVGCFPPSKQGLNEYNCHLSRAIGELGHKCIAISNMLTDIEKKNLKKVKCTKVVIRRVWKFDSYSSWYNIAKLIRKEQPDLVIFSLIFSSFSFRGYRSFINLLTPALIKIMGFKTGVILHHLYENIDMGIYGKTKTTIFKMGCNLITRSFKLADKVFVLVERYKEFLESRYKAGNVRYVSHGCFLKLKDPLPHKKSKNVLVMGKFGAYKKLDRIIEIAKDLFEEDCEVKLIIAGRSHPYFKGHVEEVIEHSLHNFIDFRGYVLEEHLPALFSDVNVVVIPYDFYTGTSGIAHLAINYGRPIVAYDSLEIEDLIENTGARISRVTIGDETAFKARIKEYLNDFEKQRTDGTHNFRIGQKIYISNIAGEMVEELMHAKIKR; encoded by the coding sequence GTGAATCAAGATATTTCTGGTGATAAATTAAAAATAGCCGTAGTAGGATGTTTTCCCCCGAGCAAACAGGGGCTGAACGAGTATAATTGCCATTTAAGCAGGGCTATCGGGGAATTGGGGCATAAATGTATCGCTATATCCAATATGCTTACGGATATAGAGAAAAAGAACCTTAAAAAGGTTAAATGCACGAAAGTCGTAATAAGAAGAGTGTGGAAGTTCGATTCATATTCTTCATGGTACAACATTGCAAAACTTATCAGAAAAGAACAGCCTGATCTGGTGATATTCAGTTTGATCTTCAGCTCATTCAGTTTCAGGGGATACAGGTCTTTTATTAACCTTTTGACCCCTGCGCTGATTAAAATCATGGGATTTAAAACAGGGGTAATCCTGCATCATCTTTATGAAAATATCGATATGGGTATTTATGGAAAGACAAAAACCACGATCTTTAAAATGGGATGCAACCTTATAACAAGGTCATTCAAATTGGCCGATAAGGTTTTTGTTCTTGTGGAAAGGTATAAGGAGTTCCTTGAATCCAGATACAAGGCCGGAAATGTGAGGTATGTTTCGCACGGCTGTTTTCTAAAATTAAAAGATCCCCTTCCGCACAAAAAATCAAAAAATGTGCTGGTAATGGGTAAATTCGGCGCATATAAAAAACTCGACCGTATAATTGAGATAGCGAAGGATCTGTTTGAAGAAGATTGTGAAGTCAAACTGATAATAGCGGGAAGAAGCCATCCTTATTTTAAAGGTCATGTGGAAGAAGTTATTGAACATTCTCTGCATAATTTCATCGATTTCCGCGGATATGTCCTTGAGGAACATCTGCCGGCGCTTTTTTCAGACGTTAATGTAGTTGTAATACCGTACGATTTTTATACCGGAACATCGGGAATCGCGCACCTTGCGATTAATTACGGCCGTCCCATAGTGGCTTATGATTCTCTTGAAATAGAAGACCTTATCGAAAATACAGGTGCCAGGATTTCCCGGGTTACCATAGGGGACGAAACAGCTTTTAAAGCCAGAATAAAAGAGTATCTTAATGATTTTGAAAAACAAAGGACAGACGGAACGCATAATTTCAGGATAGGTCAGAAAATTTATATTTCGAATATTGCCGGAGAAATGGTGGAAGAACTAATGCACGCGAAAATTAAAAGATAG
- a CDS encoding nucleotidyltransferase family protein — protein MEVLILAAGYATRLYPLTLNRAKPLLKVGGKRIIDYIVDNVNKIDGLKRINVVCNNKFNGDFIHWAENSPSRTPIKILNDKSEKDGGKLGAIGDIRLTIDKFQIKNDLLVIGGDNLFDLDLADFVSFAKSKGAAICLYDVRDKELAAKYASVTLDKERKIVRFEEKPANPETTLISMCIYYYPGGVLPMITDYLDAGGNPDAPGFFNQWLYKKIEVYGYVFKGKWFDIGDNESLRLADRAAGLFK, from the coding sequence ATGGAAGTTTTAATTTTAGCCGCCGGATATGCTACGAGATTGTATCCTCTCACATTAAACAGGGCTAAACCGCTTCTTAAGGTGGGCGGCAAGCGTATAATAGACTATATAGTTGATAATGTTAATAAGATTGACGGTTTAAAGAGAATAAACGTTGTTTGTAATAATAAGTTCAATGGCGATTTTATCCATTGGGCCGAAAACAGCCCTTCCCGGACTCCCATCAAAATATTAAATGATAAATCGGAAAAAGACGGCGGAAAACTTGGCGCAATCGGGGATATCCGCCTGACCATCGATAAATTTCAGATAAAAAACGACCTTCTGGTTATCGGAGGGGATAATCTGTTTGATTTGGATCTGGCGGACTTTGTTTCATTCGCAAAATCAAAAGGCGCCGCAATATGCCTTTATGATGTGAGAGACAAAGAGTTGGCGGCGAAATATGCGTCTGTTACTCTGGATAAGGAACGCAAAATAGTCAGATTTGAGGAAAAACCGGCAAACCCGGAAACTACTTTGATCTCGATGTGCATTTATTATTATCCCGGCGGTGTATTACCGATGATAACTGATTATCTTGATGCCGGCGGCAATCCTGACGCCCCCGGTTTTTTTAATCAGTGGCTTTATAAAAAGATAGAAGTCTACGGGTATGTTTTTAAGGGAAAATGGTTTGATATCGGAGATAACGAATCTTTACGGCTGGCGGACCGCGCGGCCGGTCTTTTCAAATAA
- a CDS encoding acetate kinase, which yields MNILVINAGSSSLKFSIFEMVEHKVLAEGIIERIGQEGSTCKYKKYGQEEIKESVKGSDYKNALAETVKFLLHKKHGVIKSKNEIQAIGHRVVHGGEFISKPVLIDQEIKRIIKNCFELAPLHNPPNFMGIVACEEMFPGIKQVGVFDTAFHQSIPKHAFLYGLPIELYENEGIRRYGFHGTSHRFIAGKCAELLPESKNGVNIISVHLGNGCSVTAVKDGKSIDTSMGFTPLEGLVMGTRCGDIDPAIVFHLMEHKGYSRDEIDRLLNKKSGLLGLAEIGTSDMRDILKAVKDGNKKAEAALDVFCYRIKKYIGAYTAVIGKVEALVFTAGIGENVPVVREKVCSGLEPLGYELDVSKNEKNEMVVSADKSNSRIMVIPTHEDLKIAQDTLHVLQESGFISR from the coding sequence ATGAATATTTTAGTGATTAATGCGGGCAGTTCTTCCTTGAAATTTTCCATTTTTGAAATGGTTGAGCATAAGGTCCTTGCAGAAGGTATAATCGAGAGGATCGGGCAGGAAGGCTCTACATGTAAATATAAAAAATACGGACAGGAAGAAATAAAGGAATCCGTAAAAGGCAGTGATTATAAAAACGCGCTTGCCGAGACGGTAAAATTTCTGTTGCATAAGAAACACGGAGTTATAAAGTCGAAGAATGAAATTCAGGCAATAGGCCATCGTGTAGTGCACGGCGGCGAATTTATATCAAAACCTGTTCTTATAGATCAGGAGATAAAAAGAATTATAAAAAACTGTTTTGAACTGGCGCCGCTGCATAATCCGCCTAATTTTATGGGGATTGTAGCTTGCGAAGAGATGTTTCCCGGGATAAAACAGGTCGGTGTTTTTGATACCGCTTTTCATCAGAGCATACCGAAACACGCTTTTTTATACGGTTTGCCCATTGAATTATATGAAAACGAAGGGATAAGGAGATATGGTTTCCACGGCACATCCCACAGGTTTATTGCGGGTAAATGCGCAGAATTGTTGCCCGAGAGTAAAAATGGCGTCAATATAATTTCGGTGCACCTCGGCAACGGATGCAGCGTAACCGCGGTTAAAGACGGCAAATCAATTGATACAAGTATGGGTTTTACTCCCCTTGAAGGTTTGGTTATGGGAACCAGGTGCGGTGATATCGATCCTGCGATAGTTTTTCATCTGATGGAACATAAAGGGTATTCCAGAGATGAAATTGACCGATTATTGAATAAGAAAAGCGGGTTGCTGGGATTGGCTGAGATAGGAACAAGCGATATGAGGGATATATTAAAGGCTGTTAAAGACGGCAATAAGAAAGCGGAAGCGGCGCTTGATGTATTTTGCTACAGGATTAAAAAATATATAGGCGCGTATACTGCTGTAATCGGCAAAGTCGAAGCGTTGGTTTTTACTGCCGGCATAGGAGAAAATGTGCCTGTAGTGCGGGAAAAAGTATGCAGCGGGCTGGAACCATTGGGCTATGAACTGGATGTAAGCAAAAATGAGAAGAATGAAATGGTGGTCAGCGCTGATAAATCCAATTCTCGAATAATGGTTATCCCCACACATGAAGACTTGAAAATTGCGCAGGATACGCTCCATGTATTACAGGAATCGGGTTTTATAAGCCGGTAA